One part of the Streptomyces sp. NBC_00286 genome encodes these proteins:
- a CDS encoding aldehyde dehydrogenase family protein yields the protein MASVFEYAPAPESRSVVDIAPSYGLFIDGEFTEAADGKVFKSISPSTEEVLSEVAQAGAEDVDRAVKAARKAFEKWSALPGSERAKYLFRIARIIQERSRELAVLETLDNGKPIKETRDADLPLVAAHFFYYAGWADKLEHAGFGANPRPLGVAGQVIPWNFPLLMLAWKIAPALATGNTVVLKPAETTPLSALFFADICRQAGLPKGVVNILPGYGDTGAALVAHEDVNKVAFTGSTAVGKEIARTVAGTRKKLTLELGGKGANIVFDDAPIDQAVEGIVTGIFFNQGQVCCAGSRLLVQESIQEELLDSLKRRLSTLRLGDPLDKNTDIGAINSAEQLARITALTEQGEAEGAERWSPACELPSSGYWFAPTLFTNVTQAHTIARDEIFGPVLSVLTFRTPEEAVAKANNSQYGLSAGIWTEKGSRILAVANKLRAGVVWSNTFNKFDPTSPFGGYKESGFGREGGRHGLEAYLAPSSPEGER from the coding sequence ATGGCTTCCGTATTCGAGTACGCGCCGGCCCCCGAGTCCCGGTCCGTCGTCGACATCGCGCCCTCGTACGGCCTGTTCATCGACGGCGAGTTCACCGAGGCGGCGGACGGCAAGGTCTTCAAGTCGATCTCGCCCTCCACCGAAGAGGTCCTCTCCGAGGTCGCCCAGGCGGGCGCCGAGGACGTCGACCGCGCGGTGAAGGCCGCCCGTAAGGCCTTCGAGAAGTGGTCGGCGCTGCCGGGCTCCGAGCGGGCCAAGTACCTCTTCCGTATCGCCCGCATCATCCAGGAGCGCAGCCGCGAACTGGCCGTCCTGGAGACGCTGGACAACGGAAAGCCCATCAAGGAGACGCGCGACGCCGATCTCCCCCTCGTAGCCGCGCATTTCTTCTATTACGCGGGCTGGGCGGACAAGCTGGAGCACGCCGGCTTCGGCGCGAACCCGCGGCCCCTGGGCGTCGCGGGCCAGGTCATCCCCTGGAACTTCCCTCTCCTGATGCTGGCGTGGAAGATCGCCCCGGCGCTCGCAACCGGCAACACGGTCGTTCTGAAGCCCGCGGAGACCACTCCCCTCTCGGCGTTGTTCTTCGCGGACATCTGTCGTCAGGCCGGCCTCCCCAAGGGCGTCGTCAACATCCTTCCGGGATACGGCGACACGGGCGCGGCCCTGGTCGCGCACGAGGACGTGAACAAGGTCGCGTTCACAGGTTCGACGGCGGTCGGCAAGGAGATCGCGCGGACCGTCGCGGGCACGCGCAAGAAGCTCACCCTCGAACTCGGCGGCAAGGGCGCCAACATCGTCTTCGACGACGCCCCCATCGACCAGGCCGTCGAGGGCATCGTGACCGGCATCTTCTTCAACCAGGGTCAGGTCTGCTGCGCGGGCTCCCGCCTCCTCGTACAGGAGTCGATCCAGGAGGAGCTCCTTGACTCCCTGAAGCGCCGCCTGTCCACCCTCCGCCTCGGCGACCCGCTCGACAAGAACACCGACATCGGCGCGATCAACTCCGCCGAGCAGCTGGCCCGTATCACCGCGCTCACCGAGCAGGGCGAGGCGGAGGGCGCCGAGCGCTGGTCCCCGGCCTGCGAACTGCCGTCCTCCGGTTACTGGTTCGCCCCGACGCTCTTTACGAACGTCACCCAGGCGCACACCATCGCCCGCGACGAGATCTTCGGCCCTGTCCTGTCCGTCCTGACCTTCCGCACGCCCGAAGAGGCCGTCGCCAAGGCCAACAACAGCCAGTACGGCCTCTCCGCGGGCATCTGGACGGAGAAGGGCTCCCGGATCCTGGCCGTTGCGAACAAGCTCCGCGCGGGCGTCGTCTGGTCCAACACGTTCAACAAGTTCGACCCGACCTCGCCGTTCGGCGGCTACAAGGAGTCGGGCTTCGGCCGCGAGGGCGGTCGTCACGGCCTGGAGGCGTACCTCGCCCCGTCGAGCCCGGAGGGCGAGCGATAA
- a CDS encoding aldehyde dehydrogenase family protein, whose amino-acid sequence MSTVDARLSVFKTYKLYVGGKFPRSESGRVYEVTTRTSAAGAAGKGKWLANAPLASRKDARDAVVAARKAFGPWSGATAYNRGQILYRIAEMLEGRKEQFVREVAEAEGLSKAKAAAQVDAAIDRWVWYAGWTDKIAQVVGGGNPVAGPFFNLSTPEPTGVVTVIAPQESSFLGLVSVVAPVIATGNTAIVVASEKSPLPALSLGEVLATSDLPGGVINVLSGRTAEIATPLAAHQDVNAIDLAGADDVLAKELEIAAADNLKRVLRPQPVDYTETPGIERMTAFLETKTVWHPTGSLGASGSSY is encoded by the coding sequence ATGAGCACAGTTGATGCAAGGCTCAGTGTCTTCAAGACCTACAAGCTGTACGTGGGCGGGAAGTTCCCGCGTTCCGAGAGCGGCCGGGTGTACGAGGTGACGACGAGGACATCAGCCGCTGGCGCGGCGGGGAAGGGCAAGTGGCTGGCCAACGCCCCCCTTGCGTCCCGTAAGGACGCCCGTGACGCCGTTGTGGCGGCCCGCAAGGCGTTCGGCCCCTGGTCCGGCGCCACGGCGTACAACCGCGGCCAGATCCTCTACCGCATCGCGGAGATGCTGGAGGGCCGCAAGGAGCAGTTCGTACGGGAGGTCGCGGAAGCAGAGGGCCTGTCCAAGGCGAAAGCGGCCGCCCAGGTGGACGCCGCGATCGACCGCTGGGTCTGGTACGCGGGCTGGACCGACAAGATCGCCCAGGTGGTCGGCGGCGGCAACCCGGTGGCGGGCCCGTTCTTCAACCTCTCGACGCCGGAGCCGACGGGCGTGGTGACGGTCATCGCCCCCCAGGAATCGTCCTTCCTGGGCCTGGTCTCGGTCGTCGCCCCGGTGATCGCGACGGGCAACACGGCGATCGTCGTGGCGTCCGAGAAGTCCCCGCTCCCGGCCCTCTCCCTCGGCGAGGTCCTGGCCACCTCCGACCTCCCCGGCGGCGTGATCAACGTCCTCTCCGGCCGTACGGCGGAAATCGCGACGCCCCTAGCTGCCCACCAGGACGTCAACGCGATCGACCTGGCCGGCGCGGACGACGTACTCGCGAAGGAGCTTGAGATCGCAGCAGCGGACAACCTCAAGCGGGTCCTGCGTCCACAGCCTGTGGATTACACGGAGACGCCCGGCATCGAGCGCATGACGGCCTTCCTCGAGACAAAGACGGTCTGGCACCCGACAGGTTCACTGGGCGCGTCCGGTTCGTCCTACTGA
- a CDS encoding uridine kinase family protein, producing the protein MSSHPPIPTRVVLLCGPSGSGKSLLAARSGLPVLRLDDFYKEGDDPTLPQVAGSSDIDWDHPLSWDADTAVAAIAELCRRGRTKVPVYDISLSARTGEEIVEIGRTPLFIAEGIFAAEIVGRCQELGVLADALCLSRGPVKTFRRRFLRDLKEGRKSVPFLLRRGWRLMRAERSIVSRQTSLGAHACDKDEALGRLAAAAAGRCVKAKNTATIN; encoded by the coding sequence GTGAGTTCTCATCCCCCGATACCCACCCGGGTCGTGCTGCTGTGCGGCCCCTCCGGTTCCGGTAAGTCCCTTCTTGCGGCCCGCTCCGGGCTTCCGGTGTTGCGGCTCGACGACTTCTACAAAGAGGGCGATGATCCGACGTTGCCGCAGGTGGCGGGGAGTTCGGACATCGACTGGGATCATCCGCTGTCCTGGGACGCGGACACGGCCGTCGCGGCGATCGCGGAGCTGTGCCGCAGGGGGCGTACGAAGGTTCCCGTGTACGACATCTCCCTCAGCGCCCGTACCGGCGAGGAGATCGTCGAGATAGGGCGGACCCCGCTGTTCATCGCGGAGGGCATCTTCGCCGCCGAGATCGTCGGGCGCTGCCAGGAACTCGGTGTGCTGGCGGACGCGCTGTGCCTGAGCCGCGGCCCGGTGAAGACATTCCGCCGCCGCTTTCTGCGGGACCTCAAGGAGGGCCGAAAGTCAGTCCCGTTCCTGCTCCGCCGCGGCTGGCGCCTGATGCGCGCCGAACGCTCCATCGTGTCCCGCCAGACATCCCTGGGCGCCCACGCCTGCGACAAGGACGAGGCCCTGGGCAGGCTGGCAGCCGCCGCCGCAGGAAGGTGCGTAAAAGCGAAGAACACCGCAACCATCAATTGA